A region of Nitrospirota bacterium DNA encodes the following proteins:
- the coaBC gene encoding bifunctional phosphopantothenoylcysteine decarboxylase/phosphopantothenate--cysteine ligase CoaBC, whose protein sequence is MEENLLSGKRILLGVTGSIAAYKAVDLLRRLTEQGAEVRVAMTTCAEKFVSRLTFETLSRRPVLFDEFTGGNQATIGHIGITDGLDLALVAPATANIIGKIAAGIADDALTSALMAIDCPLLIAPAMNDRMYRNPRLQRNIAVLKDSGVRFVEPGTGSLACGTEGKGRLADIGLIIQELAVCLTQKDLAGKTVLVTAGPTREFIDAVRFISNPSTGKMGYALAAAARDRGAEVILITGPTQLAPPWGMKVVSVVSAGDMHRAVTEHLDRSHIVIMAAAVSDFKPLRTSDHKIKKEDAAQTLELGRTEDILLELGKAGGKRLLIGFAAETDNIEQNALKKLKDKHLDMIVVNDLLRNGSGFGVDTNAVTIIDRSGKRTEVPTMPKTAVASSIMNAVSEFLKKQNPQEPTAP, encoded by the coding sequence GTGGAGGAGAACCTTTTATCAGGGAAACGGATTCTGCTCGGCGTGACCGGCAGCATCGCGGCATACAAGGCGGTAGACCTGCTGCGAAGGCTGACGGAGCAGGGCGCCGAGGTGCGTGTCGCGATGACAACGTGCGCGGAGAAATTCGTGTCCCGGCTGACTTTTGAGACACTCTCCCGCAGACCGGTATTATTCGATGAGTTTACAGGCGGAAACCAGGCCACCATCGGACACATCGGGATCACCGATGGTCTGGACCTCGCGCTCGTCGCTCCGGCCACGGCGAACATCATCGGCAAGATCGCCGCAGGCATTGCGGACGATGCCTTGACGTCGGCCCTGATGGCAATCGATTGTCCGCTCCTTATCGCGCCCGCCATGAATGACCGTATGTACCGTAATCCCCGGCTCCAGAGAAACATTGCGGTCCTGAAGGATAGCGGCGTGCGGTTTGTCGAACCCGGTACCGGCAGCCTTGCCTGCGGCACCGAGGGTAAGGGCAGGCTTGCGGATATAGGGCTGATCATCCAGGAGCTTGCCGTTTGCTTGACGCAAAAAGACCTTGCGGGAAAGACCGTGCTGGTAACAGCGGGACCGACCCGCGAGTTTATTGACGCGGTCCGCTTTATCAGTAATCCCTCAACAGGGAAGATGGGGTATGCGCTTGCCGCTGCGGCACGGGACCGGGGCGCTGAGGTGATCCTGATAACCGGCCCCACCCAGCTTGCGCCGCCATGGGGAATGAAAGTGGTTTCCGTGGTCAGCGCCGGGGACATGCATCGTGCGGTGACGGAGCATCTTGACCGCAGCCATATCGTCATCATGGCCGCCGCGGTTTCTGATTTCAAGCCTCTCCGGACATCGGACCATAAAATTAAAAAAGAAGACGCGGCCCAAACCCTCGAGCTTGGACGGACCGAAGATATCCTGCTCGAACTTGGCAAGGCGGGAGGAAAGCGTCTGCTGATAGGTTTTGCCGCTGAAACGGACAACATTGAACAGAACGCCCTGAAAAAACTGAAAGACAAACATCTTGATATGATCGTTGTCAATGACCTGCTCCGGAACGGATCGGGATTCGGCGTTGATACGAACGCCGTGACGATCATTGACCGGTCAGGGAAGAGGACCGAAGTGCCGACCATGCCGAAAACGGCCGTTGCCTCTTCGATCATGAACGCCGTCAGTGAATTTTTAAAG